The sequence below is a genomic window from Sebastes fasciatus isolate fSebFas1 chromosome 18, fSebFas1.pri, whole genome shotgun sequence.
CCCTCTGAAGCCGACCAGAAGCATCAGTTTCTCACCATGGATCGTAAGGTAAAGGAAGTTCCCTCCATTCCAAACTCACTAAGTGATCTCGTGAAGTGATCTTGCATCATTAATCAGGTGTTTGTACCTTGAGATTTTGAATTTGGCATACCAATTTCAGGCTTTTATCCTCTTCTTGGTCAGGTGCTGCGGTTCTTTGCCCTGTGGGATGATTCTGACTCTATGTTCGGGGAGGTCAGGCGCGTTACCATCCAGTATTTCCTGGCGGACGACACGGTGGAGATCAGAGAGGTCCACGAACCCAACAGCAGCCGGGATCCCTTCCCTATCCTGATGCGCAGACAGAAGCTGCCCAAGAAAATGAAACCAAAGTCTAGTGAGATGCAACTCTTTTGCTGTATATATAACTGCATTAGATCTGATACAGTGATTTGGTCAGGTGTCTCTTTGCATCCGGTCATGTACAGTAAAAGTGAATACCtttagaaacaaaaaataacataacatgaaCAACACAATTTACATCATATTGCTCTGTAATTGAGTATTGGTTAtgtttttgtcaaaaaaaaattgcactttgcaattgatttattaattaatttatttatttattcattcatttatttattcatttattaattcatttatttattcatttatttatgcatttatttattcattatttatatatttttaaagagaCAACAAAAGAAGAAATTTAAAGACAAATTGACACTAATAACAACAGTCTTACTTGTTTCCTCCCAGAGACCTTTCCCAGCTGTGTGCTGGAGGTTTCAACAGCAGAAGTAGATGAGTATTACTTCCCCAAAGACTTCCAGTTGGGTCAGACAATGACGCTGCTGAGCCGCCGATTCCTGCTGTACGACTGTGACGGTTTCACTAAAGAGTATTACCAGAAGAACCACCCTGACATGGAGACGAAACCCTCAGAGATACAGATAAAGACTGACCTGCCTcaggagaggaagaaggtgAGAAACTGAAATGTATTATTCATCTATTTTTGGTCATCTGTGAATTTATGTTGTTCTAGATCATTTTCTCATTCATGACCCTCTCCTGTCCATGTTTACAGGACGTTCCTCCCTATAATGGCTTTGGATCGCTTGAAGACTCTCTCCAGAATTGTTTGTCTTTAATTCCTGAGCGTCCCAAAAAGAATCTGATAAAGATGCTGGAAAACAACCTCAAGGTGTTGCGCTTCAAAGCCAGACTGGTGAGTCGACATGTCGACACCAAAATACATTCACAAAACTCAAAGCCATCGACAACAAAACACATTATTCCTTTCCTTGCTTAAGCTGTCCTGTTTTACTGACATTCCAGGAATCCCAGAATCCCGAAGACGAGGGACGAAATTTCATACTGTCCTACTTCCTGTCCGATGACATGATGAGTATTTTTGAAAGGAACACTCGCAACTCCGGCATCATTGGTGGTCAGTTCCTGAAAAAGACGCGCATTCCCAAGCCGGGCGCTACGGTGGACAATCCTGAGTTCTACTCGCCTGCAGACTTTGCTATTGGAGCCACTGTGGAGGGTAACTTTCTCACTTTAACAGCCTGTATTCATTTTTCTGTTATCATGTCTTAGTTTCCAAAAGGatttttttattctgaaacTACAGCATCTTTTCTCCCAGGAAAAAGCAGGAATGTATAACTCATGTTGCTACTGTACCATACATTGTCTTCCTATAATAGagataataatttattttcccaGTAGGGGATCAATATGAAATAAAACCTAAAAGCTCATCACAGCATCTTTCTCGTCTGTTTTTGTAGTTTTCAGCCACCGATTTGTGTTGACCGACGCTGACCACTATGTGCTGACGTACCTGCAGTCCATCGCGAGCCAGATCCCTCGTCAGACGCTGGATTCTCACAAGAAGCTGCAGGGTGTGGGGACGGCAAATAACCAGCCAGCTGACCAAATAGGTAAAAATCAAATCAGCCATTTAGCAAAACatgcctcttttttttcccgGTAGatgtcactttttaaaatgttggattTAGACAACAATTTATAAccttcctttttttctcattctttATCAGGTGATGATGTAGCAGAGCCGTCTTCATGATATCAGGGAAGGCTGGGTTGCCTCAAGAATCCCCACAAATCAAATCCTTTCCTTTGCAGAATGTTTCgtaatataataaacaaacactGGACCCGCTGCAGAAAGTGTGATTTGTTTGGCGGAATCTGTTTGGCGTTAGTGTATATCCTACTTATATCGGGCATATACCATGCGGTTGCCAAGGCCTACCCTAAAAtcttaatcgattagttggtGAAATGGTGAataatgttgatcagtgtttcccaaagatgacgtcctcaaatgtcttgttttgaccacaactcaaatatattcagtttactgtcatagaggagtaaagaaaccagaaaatattcacatttaagaagctggaatcagagaatttagactttttttaattactcaaaccgattaatcgattatcaaaatagttggcgattaatttaatagttgagaaTGCTTGCAGATCTAGATATTAATTTGGGgacggcagtagctcagtctgtggggacttggcttgggaaccggagggttgccggttcaagtccccacatggaccaagtactgatTCATTAGCATTCAGCTAAAAGCATTAGTGAAGGGGACTCAGTGCCACCCACTACTACTAATTCAGAATCACCCAAACACACTGTCGTTTACTGTATTGTGAAAGAACACtggaaatgtagaaaaaaatctATGTAATTCTGCATGCATTAGTCTGTATTTAACAACTGGCATTGCTAGTAGAAAAAGGACTCACGTCACACAATATTTCAGAAAATTGCATTATTTAATAAAgtaattaacaaaaaaatgaaaagaaaaaaaaatggaatggCATGCGGTAATATCCAACATACATACTTGATGCTTATCTGTTAAGTGACCAGTGACGAATGTAGGATTTTAAACAGACATAGATCGTTGGGAGGAGCCCCTGTTCCCTCCCCTGACATAAAGGTAAAGGGATAACGTTGAGGCCAGCATACAGTAAGCTCATATCATACCATATCATCAGTAACATGTTTCTGCTCCAATGGACCAGACTAGAAAACAAGCGAAGCCGGCTCAATGGCGAGAGCTGAAAAACAGCTGCGACATCAGACAACACTACAGCCAATACAGTACTTACGTATGAGGATATGCATCAACACATTCAATATTGACACACGCGCGTGGCGCCGCATACTGTGTTTCACTTTACATTTGAATCACTCTGCATACAAATGGTGCTCCTCATCCGTGGAATAGCAGGCTGCGTGGATGatgtataaaaaaatactgataTGATGATGAGGAGAGTAAATGTCTGTTGGGCTCGAGGGATTTCCTTGGATTTCATTTTTCCAGCGTTCAAGCCTAAAAGTCTGTAGTGACTAAGTCCCTGGAACATGTCAGGACACACTCAACGAGAATCTAGCTGGCCGGTTGGCCGCCAGCTTTCCCGTTGTGCTGATGAGAAACACTGTTCAGGCCAGTCAGCGTGTTGTCTTAGGGGGATTTGAGTTTTTTGGTCCGAGGAGAGGCTGCTCCGTTCTCAGCTTTAAGAACTCCATTTTCATGGTGACCAACTAGCAGGAGAGACAGAGGCGAGAGGTCAGGATCTCTACTATTAATGCAGCACAAATCAAACAGACAttcctatattatattattacttttagtacatactgcagctgcagaAACACATAGTACGGTTTAATCACACAGAAGTATGTTGAATGAATGCATAGTATCAGTGTGATCCGGACAAATCAAGAAAGTAGGGAATGATCGGAATCAAGTCACATTCCTGactattgtaatattatgaaatagCTGCTGCCTGACTATCTGTAACTATTAAGAGATGACATAAGTGTTGTGAAACGTGTTTGAGCGGGTGTTTACACTCACGTGAGTCTCTCTTCAGTGGCCGCAGGGGTTGTTTTGCGGCAGTCTTCTTGCGGACAGCCTGTTCGTGTCTGAACTCCCTCCAGCGCCTCAGCTGGAAGCGGATAAACTTCCAGAGTAGCCAAGATTGGGTCAAACATACCAGCAGTAGAACAGTCAGCCTGAAGGGGCCCCAGGGTAAAAAGAAGATTAGTGCAAGTGTGTGCTTTGGAAAAAGGATCTGACATTGCGTGCCGAAGTAATAAAAATACGTTCTAGCCctgaggcgtgtgtgtgtgtttgaaataaGGTCTGAAGAATATCTCTTAAATTTCTCAGGATTTGACGGTAACGGTTGCCACGGACAACAAGGGCACCAGAGTTTAGTTTGGTCCGGTTTgcaataaaattaaaagtagagTTTATAAGTCAAAAATAAGGTGCAAAGTCAAACTATGTTGACTAGTAAATTACTCTATATATTCAGAGATatctttaaataatgttttcaaTAGTCCTATTTTAACTGCAGGTATATCGAGTTTTTTGAAATGTCAC
It includes:
- the efhc1 gene encoding EF-hand domain-containing protein 1, which encodes MSWNWESHGLPFLPGYTFRDVTKSAFQRPQTLGYRNGYALPHRPIVGIGQDPLLSLQLIEQEISELSLDTPEITYGSFDRGVVEDFIPAHVALDKKVLRYYAYFQENIQFSPAEEHRVRPVVIYYYLEDDSMCIIEPVVVNSGIPQGKRIKRQRLPKNDLGEHYQWKDLNIGMDLEVYGVTYHIALCDAFTKEFLESEGIVLNDPEPMPVDPYGNRHKIPQPSHTTPSEADQKHQFLTMDRKVLRFFALWDDSDSMFGEVRRVTIQYFLADDTVEIREVHEPNSSRDPFPILMRRQKLPKKMKPKSKTFPSCVLEVSTAEVDEYYFPKDFQLGQTMTLLSRRFLLYDCDGFTKEYYQKNHPDMETKPSEIQIKTDLPQERKKDVPPYNGFGSLEDSLQNCLSLIPERPKKNLIKMLENNLKVLRFKARLESQNPEDEGRNFILSYFLSDDMMSIFERNTRNSGIIGGQFLKKTRIPKPGATVDNPEFYSPADFAIGATVEVFSHRFVLTDADHYVLTYLQSIASQIPRQTLDSHKKLQGVGTANNQPADQIGDDVAEPSS